TCTCCAAGGATCCAATACTGCCACAAGCCCACAACAATGATTTATGTGTTGTTTATTGTACTTtctatgaacttttgtttctcgTTGGCTCGTCACACATGCAGCTGAAAGAAAAGACGCTGGAACTTGAGCTTGCTGATCTGAAAATTCAACAGCATCAAGCGAAAGCAGCTCAAGAACATGCCCAAATGGTATTGTATGCTGAGCAAGTTTCTCAACTTGTCACTACTGAGAAGAACCTGCGGGTGCAGCTAGCTGCTGATGGTGAAAATTTTCAGCAGTTTCAGGTACTTTTGCAGAGAAAATCCTACTCTTAACTCTTAATTCTATTGCTCCAGTTTATCTTAATGGTGGATTTCCCCTCCCCCAGTAGATGAGCACATAAACAGCATTCCAGCTTATCCATTTTAATGGGGATTATAGGTGTAAATGTTGTGTTCCATTATATCGTTTCAGGATGCCCTGTCAAAAAGCAATGAAGTGTTCGAAACTTACAAGGAGATGGAACAGGTTTTTACCCATCTCACTTCACACTCATCACTGTGTCTGCTATTCTGCTTTGAACCTTTCTTCTTATTAATTGCTCTGCCTACAGAACTTAAAATTTATTTTGTTATCTCCACATTAGATGGTGAAGGCGATAAAAGACTTCAGGAAGCAAAATGAAGCCCCGAAGAACAAGTGTGAGAATTCAGATATTGCTCTTGTGAAGCTCATTGAGGAGGTAATGCATGCATTATACAAACTAATCAGGATGTTCGAAAACAAGCGCACCTACCTGATCTTATTTGTTTGAAGCTATAGCCACATGCTTTTGATAGCTCATATTAATCTCCTTTAATACCATACCCGTGTGTGGTATCACCTTATTTATTTTTTATGGTTATGCAGTTTCATCTACCTTCGCTTGCATACTAGGAGAATTTTGTGCAAGTTGGTACGCATGTTGCTAACTTAGAACCTATTTTTGGTCATGCGTGCAGCATGAGGTGATGAAGAAGCAACTAGACAAATATAAGAATCAAAAGGACAAACTCGAGTCCCTGTGCCGGTCGCTGCAGGCAGAAAGGAAACAAAGCCCATCTGTCAGTATTCCTAATGATGCCTCTAACCAAGAAGATGTTACAAGTCAGAAACAAAGCCCATCTTCCAGTATTCCTGATGACGCCTCTAACCAAGAAGATGTTACAAGTCAGCAGCCAGAGGTATAGCGTTTTGGTGCTTCATGGTGCATACCCTTGGTGCTGCTGCTCTCTATGGTATAACTCGGCGAGATTTTCTGAATCCTGGCAAACGGATATAAGCGATACTTTTACCCTGCTTTGCTTGTGATTTTCTGGGAGCTGTGGTATGTGTATATCACACACCCAACCGAAACTATTTGCCTAAATATCTCATCGTTTGAGCAATTTCAGAGTGGCTTTGGTTTCTTGGTGCAAAGAGCTGTTGAGTTCGAGTTTGTAACCAGACCAGCGTTACAATTTGTTCCTTTTTCGTGTGATTGGATGGTAGAACATCAGTCTTTTAGAAACAAACCGAATGTGTGCACTGGTGAACTGATCAACATTCTGTGTTAAGCAAGTTTTATACTTATATTAGCGAGGAGTGTTCTGTCACTGTGTTAAGTCAGTTTTATACTTAGTACTCCCTCTGATCCATGATAAGTGTCGCAGCTTTGAACTAAGGTTGAATCGGGGTGTACTTCATATGGAAGAAATCAAACAATATATACTCCTGGTATCCAGGGAGATAAAAAGAAGGTGAATGGGAGCGGTCATTTTTTTTTTGCCACGGCTTTTACAATTGTCGTTTCATGCTGAAATCTTGCAAGCGCTGAAAACTTTTGTCAATGTTTATCACTAAAAATATTCAGACTTTTTTGTAAATATTTTTTGGTTTTACTGTTCATCCAAGGTCATTTGAGCTCGGGACTAGAAGAGTACTTTGGAGGTAAATGTTTTTACATTGTTTTTTTGCTTGAAAAGCCGAACGCATTCAGCTTGTATAGAAAAACTAGCTAACTACTTGTTCGTTCCTATAGATAAAATAAACTAGAGGCTGGGGCGTGCCCATGGCGCGCCTCCTGAGAAGTACCCtctgcggtgccatgtaggcatgCGCTCTTTACGGTACCTTTTCGTTAATTGGTGATAGATGTTCAGatatctctccctaataataaaacATGGATTGACTTTGTcaggttcaccgtcacaatacgcttcttcctGTGAATTTACACTTTCAGTTTTTTCTGCCTATGTTATTTTCTACatccgaggtggtactatttTACCTGCTTATCTTTATTTTTACCTAATATTTATTAAAAAACAGAGGCACGTTTGATCTGGGTCGGTCATTTATTTTTGGCTAGATTTTAGTTGACCGGTTCAATCATTGACCAGTTCAATCGTGTTCTGCCTCAACCCATCGAAGACATAAATGTTCGTGTCTGTTTCGTACACACACGCACGCGAACCTTCACATTGCTTCTCCGGATTTCTTGGAAACGAATCTACCCATCCAGTTGTTTTTTTCTCGTGATCCCTTACAACATGGTCTACCGGTTTGGAATCGAACACAATAACCATCGCCGCCGCCTTTTCTGCCGTCTCCCATAAGTATTGGCTTGTGAGAGAGAGAAGAGGTGTTGAGGGGTGGATCCGTGGAGCGGAGGAGCAGCCGAATAGTACGCAAGCGAGGGTGATCCCACGGGATAATTCATCCGGGTACGAAGTCACGTCGAGGCGATTTCTCAAAAAAAGTCACGTCGACT
This region of Triticum urartu cultivar G1812 unplaced genomic scaffold, Tu2.1 TuUngrouped_contig_9246, whole genome shotgun sequence genomic DNA includes:
- the LOC125532164 gene encoding alpha-taxilin-like isoform X2, with the protein product MLKEECQRVSTEGQNFRMEMSDKFENAMKAVSVKLEEQKNKCISQFEENNSLRNKLKDLADQYNIIQQKYAHQLKEKTLELELADLKIQQHQAKAAQEHAQMVLYAEQVSQLVTTEKNLRVQLAADGENFQQFQDALSKSNEVFETYKEMEQMVKAIKDFRKQNEAPKNKCENSDIALVKLIEEHEVMKKQLDKYKNQKDKLESLCRSLQAERKQSPSVSIPNDASNQEDVTSQKQSPSSSIPDDASNQEDVTSQQPEV
- the LOC125532164 gene encoding alpha-taxilin-like isoform X1, whose amino-acid sequence is MLKVCGSGRVPKGVNRGAELSDGDVRQIRECYEVSSLRSRKTNAFLSLKRTIRKTTKLRLRNKLKDLADQYNIIQQKYAHQLKEKTLELELADLKIQQHQAKAAQEHAQMVLYAEQVSQLVTTEKNLRVQLAADGENFQQFQDALSKSNEVFETYKEMEQMVKAIKDFRKQNEAPKNKCENSDIALVKLIEEHEVMKKQLDKYKNQKDKLESLCRSLQAERKQSPSVSIPNDASNQEDVTSQKQSPSSSIPDDASNQEDVTSQQPEV
- the LOC125532164 gene encoding alpha-taxilin-like isoform X3, translating into MEMSDKFENAMKAVSVKLEEQKNKCISQFEENNSLRNKLKDLADQYNIIQQKYAHQLKEKTLELELADLKIQQHQAKAAQEHAQMVLYAEQVSQLVTTEKNLRVQLAADGENFQQFQDALSKSNEVFETYKEMEQMVKAIKDFRKQNEAPKNKCENSDIALVKLIEEHEVMKKQLDKYKNQKDKLESLCRSLQAERKQSPSVSIPNDASNQEDVTSQKQSPSSSIPDDASNQEDVTSQQPEV